The following coding sequences lie in one Gemmatimonadota bacterium genomic window:
- a CDS encoding PIN domain-containing protein: MSGTVFVDTNVLVYVRDRTDEEKQRRAAEWVALLWESRLGRLSVQVLQEYYVTITTRLEPPRTTEEARDDVIALSAWKPAVIDLGLVERAWTLQDRFGFSWWDSLIVAAAVSGGCRYLLTEDLQDGQVVDRLTIMSPFAHEPESVLYG; encoded by the coding sequence ATGAGCGGGACCGTCTTCGTTGACACGAACGTCCTGGTCTACGTACGCGATCGGACAGACGAAGAGAAACAGCGCCGGGCCGCCGAATGGGTTGCACTTCTCTGGGAATCGCGTCTCGGTCGTCTCAGCGTGCAGGTCCTCCAGGAGTACTACGTCACGATCACCACCAGGCTCGAGCCGCCTCGCACGACGGAGGAGGCGCGCGACGACGTGATCGCCCTCAGTGCCTGGAAGCCTGCCGTCATCGACCTCGGGCTGGTTGAGCGCGCGTGGACGCTCCAGGACCGATTTGGCTTCTCGTGGTGGGACTCGCTGATCGTTGCGGCGGCCGTAAGCGGAGGATGCCGCTATCTGCTCACCGAGGATCTGCAGGACGGGCAGGTCGTGGACCGACTCACGATCATGAGTCCGTTTGCACACGAGCCGGAATCCGTGCTCTACGGCTGA
- a CDS encoding mycothiol system anti-sigma-R factor, whose protein sequence is MSTMEMLSCHQVMAQLWAYIDGELTPELNEQVRAHLEMCARCYPQYDFERAFLAFLQRMASEPVPAGLRRKVFEQLLAEDTREEAG, encoded by the coding sequence GTGAGCACTATGGAGATGCTGAGCTGCCACCAGGTGATGGCCCAGCTCTGGGCATACATTGACGGCGAGCTAACACCTGAGCTCAACGAGCAGGTGCGGGCCCACCTCGAGATGTGCGCCCGCTGCTATCCGCAGTACGACTTCGAGCGCGCGTTCCTGGCGTTCCTGCAGCGCATGGCCAGCGAGCCGGTGCCGGCTGGCCTGCGCCGCAAGGTCTTCGAGCAGCTCCTGGCCGAGGACACGAGGGAGGAGGCGGGTTAA
- a CDS encoding DUF3179 domain-containing protein: MPLGWADRTTSKFSVRSRSRSRSRSRSRSRAVPRLRLSLALLLAPALGTTPAAAQSSSGWRTDFSRHTVPLEEIVAGGPPRDGIPPLDRPRFETVAEAGRWLEHREPVIAVEQGGEVRAYPLQILIWHEIVNDQLGGMPVAVTFCPLCNTALVFDRRHGGRVLDFGTTGRLRHSDLVMYDRQTESWWQQATGEAIVGELAGQTLAFLPAQTISWKEFRQAYPQGRVLSRNTGHRRPYGRNPYAGYDDLGGAPLAGFFRARRDRRLPPMERIVAVRVGKEAAAYPFSRLRDVNVVDDEVGGRPVVVFWSAGTASALDAGDIPAGRDVGATGTFSRVLGGRTLTFESAASGTFRDKETGSSWNLLGRATAGPLAGQRLEPIPHGDYFWFAWAVFRPDTRVWQ; the protein is encoded by the coding sequence ATGCCTCTGGGCTGGGCGGATCGGACCACCTCCAAGTTCTCAGTCCGATCCCGATCCCGATCCCGCTCCCGCTCCCGATCCCGCTCCCGGGCCGTACCCCGGCTGCGTCTCTCCCTGGCCCTGCTCCTCGCCCCAGCCCTGGGAACGACGCCGGCGGCGGCCCAGTCCTCCTCGGGTTGGCGCACCGACTTCTCGCGCCATACGGTGCCGCTCGAGGAGATCGTTGCGGGCGGGCCGCCGCGCGACGGCATCCCGCCCCTCGACCGGCCGCGCTTCGAGACCGTGGCCGAAGCCGGCCGATGGCTCGAGCACCGCGAGCCGGTGATCGCCGTTGAGCAGGGGGGCGAGGTGCGGGCCTACCCGCTGCAGATCCTGATCTGGCACGAGATCGTGAACGACCAGTTGGGCGGTATGCCCGTGGCCGTCACCTTCTGCCCGCTGTGCAACACGGCGCTGGTCTTTGACCGCCGCCACGGCGGCCGGGTCCTGGACTTCGGCACCACCGGCCGGCTGCGCCACTCGGACCTGGTGATGTATGACCGGCAGACAGAGAGCTGGTGGCAGCAGGCCACGGGCGAGGCGATCGTGGGGGAGCTGGCGGGGCAGACGCTCGCATTCCTCCCCGCGCAGACCATAAGCTGGAAGGAGTTCCGGCAGGCGTATCCGCAGGGCAGGGTGCTGTCCCGCAACACCGGCCACCGCCGGCCCTACGGCCGGAACCCGTATGCCGGCTACGACGACCTCGGTGGCGCACCCCTTGCGGGCTTCTTCCGCGCCCGACGGGACCGGCGCCTGCCGCCCATGGAGCGGATCGTCGCGGTGCGGGTGGGGAAGGAGGCAGCCGCCTACCCCTTCTCCCGGCTGCGGGACGTGAACGTCGTGGACGACGAGGTCGGCGGCCGCCCCGTCGTCGTCTTCTGGAGCGCCGGCACGGCCAGCGCCCTGGACGCCGGGGACATCCCGGCAGGCCGCGACGTGGGCGCCACGGGTACGTTCAGCCGCGTGCTGGGCGGCCGCACGCTTACCTTCGAATCGGCAGCTTCCGGCACCTTCCGGGACAAAGAGACGGGCAGCTCGTGGAACCTCCTGGGCCGCGCCACCGCCGGGCCCCTTGCCGGCCAGCGTCTCGAGCCCATCCCGCACGGCGACTACTTCTGGTTTGCCTGGGCGGTGTTCCGGCCCGACACGCGCGTCTGGCAGTGA
- a CDS encoding sigma-70 family RNA polymerase sigma factor produces MSGSDAAGAPDAALTKQGFAEEAIPHMDAVYRFSLRLAAGSEDEAQDLVQETFLRAYRAWESYTPGTNCRSWLFTICRNVFLRQKERGDRRTEIPVSQMDADVEALAATAVFDEVRAQDPEQVFFDSLVDNEVLAAIDRLPIEFRDALTLSDIEGLSYAEIASVLDIPVGTVKSRLFRGRRLLQEALFDYALEMGYIRGEKQS; encoded by the coding sequence ATGAGTGGGAGCGACGCGGCCGGGGCACCTGATGCGGCGTTGACAAAGCAGGGCTTCGCCGAAGAAGCGATCCCGCACATGGACGCCGTCTACCGCTTCAGCCTTCGCCTCGCCGCTGGCTCGGAGGACGAGGCGCAGGACCTGGTGCAGGAGACGTTTCTGCGCGCCTACCGCGCCTGGGAGAGCTACACCCCGGGCACGAACTGCCGGTCCTGGCTCTTCACGATCTGCCGCAACGTTTTCCTGCGCCAGAAGGAGCGGGGCGATCGGCGCACCGAGATCCCCGTGAGCCAGATGGACGCCGACGTAGAAGCGCTGGCCGCGACCGCGGTGTTCGACGAGGTGCGCGCCCAGGACCCGGAGCAGGTGTTCTTCGATTCGCTGGTCGACAACGAGGTACTGGCTGCGATCGACCGACTGCCCATCGAGTTCCGCGATGCGCTCACGCTGAGCGACATCGAAGGCCTGTCTTATGCCGAGATCGCCAGTGTGCTGGATATCCCGGTGGGCACGGTGAAGAGCCGCCTGTTTCGGGGACGGCGGCTGCTGCAGGAAGCGCTGTTCGATTACGCCCTGGAGATGGGGTACATCCGCGGGGAGAAGCAGTCGTGA